The Prunus persica cultivar Lovell chromosome G8, Prunus_persica_NCBIv2, whole genome shotgun sequence genome includes a region encoding these proteins:
- the LOC18768344 gene encoding polyadenylate-binding protein 8, which yields MAQVQVQAQNANAAAAAAAAANGGAANQFVTTSLYVGDLDQNVTDSQLYDLFNQLGQVVSVRVCRDLSTRRSLGYGYVNYSNPQDAARALDVLNFSPVNGRPIRIMYSHRDPSIRKSGAGNIFIKNLDKAIDHKALHDTFSAFGNILSCKVATDPSGQSKGYGFVQFDNDEAAQKAIEKLNGMLLNDKQVYVGPFLRKQERDGVSDKSRFNNVFVKNLSESTTEEDLDKIFAKFGKITSVVVMRDADGKSKCFGFVNFENTDDAARAVEDLNGKKFDDKEWYVGKAQKKSERENELKQRFEQSMKEAADKYQGANLYVKNLDDTIGDEKLKELFAPFGTITSCKVMRDPSGISRGSGFVAFSTPEEANRALLEMNGKMIVSKPLYVALAQRKEDRRARLQAQFSQMRPVAMAPSVAPRMPMYPPGGPGLGQQIFYGQGPPAIIPSQPGFGYQQQLVPGMRPGGAPMPNFFVPMVQQGQQGQRPGGRRGGSVQQNQQPVPIMQQQMLPRGRVYRYPSGRGLPDVPMPGVAGGMFSVPYDMGGMPMRDAALSQPIPIGALATALANATPEQQRTMLGENLYPLVEQLEPENAAKVTGMLLEMDQTEVLHLLESPEALKAKVAEAMEVLRNVAQQQQAGNAADQLASLSLNENLVS from the exons ATGGCGCAAGTTCAGGTCCAGGCTCAGAATGCGAACGCAGCGGCGGCGGCTGCGGCTGCGGCGAACGGTGGTGCGGCCAACCAGTTCGTGACGACGTCGCTTTATGTTGGGGATCTTGACCAGAACGTTACAGATTCGCAGCTCTACGACCTGTTTAACCAGCTGGGTCAGGTGGTTTCGGTTAGGGTTTGCAGGGACTTGTCCACCCGGAGGTCGCTTGGCTATGGCTATGTCAATTATAGCAACCCACAAGATG CTGCTAGGGCATTGGATGTTTTGAACTTCAGTCCTGTGAATGGAAGGCCCATTAGGATTATGTATTCTCATCGTGATCCTAGTATCCGCAAAAGCGGGGCTGGAAACATATTTATTAAG AATTTGGACAAAGCTATTGATCACAAAGCCTTGCATGATACCTTTTCTGCATTTGGAAACATCCTTTCTTGCAAGGTGGCTACAGACCCCTCTGGCCAGTCAAAAGGCTATGGCTTTGTACAATTCGACAATGATGAAGCTGCCCAAAAAGCTATAGAGAAGTTAAATGGTATGCTTTTAAATGATAAGCAAGTTTATGTAGGGCCTTTCCTCCGCAAGCAGGAAAGGGACGGTGTTTCTGACAAGTCAAGATTCAACAATGTTTTTGTGAAGAATCTATCAGAATCAACTACTGAGGAAGACTTGGACAAAATTTTTgctaaatttggaaaaatcaCTAGCGTAGTGGTGATGCGGGATGCAGATGGAAAATCGAAGTGCTTTGGGTTTGTCAATTTTGAAAACACTGATGATGCTGCTAGAGCTGTTGAGGATCTAAATGGAAAGAAATTTGATGACAAGGAGTGGTATGTTGGGAAGGCCCAGAAGAAATCTGAAAGGGAAAATGAATTGAAACAACGATTTGAACAGAGCATGAAAGAGGCAGCAGACAAGTATCAAGGGGCAAACTTGTATGTTAAAAATTTAGATGATACCATAGGTGATGAGAAACTTAAGGAACTGTTCGCTCCATTTGGTACTATTACCTCATGCAAG GTCATGCGAGACCCTAGTGGAATAAGTAGGGGATCAGGTTTTGTTGCATTCTCAACTCCTGAAGAGGCAAATAGAGCT CTCTTGGAAATGAACGGCAAAATGATTGTAAGTAAACCTCTCTATGTTGCACTTGCACAACGAAAAGAAGATAGAAGAGCAAGGTTGCAG GCCCAGTTTTCTCAAATGCGGCCAGTTGCAATGGCACCTTCAGTTGCTCCTCGTATGCCAATGTACCCTCCTGGTGGTCCAGGTCTTGGACAACAAATATTCTATGGTCAAGGTCCACCTGCTATCATTCCTTCCCAG CCTGGATTTGGGTATCAGCAGCAGCTTGTTCCTGGTATGAGGCCTGGTGGGGCTCCCATGCCAAATTTCTTCGTGCCAATGGTTCAGCAGGGGCAGCAAGGGCAGCGCCCTGGTGGCAGACGTGGAGGCTCTGTTCAGCAAAACCAGCAACCAGTTCCGATAATGCAACAGCAG ATGCTTCCAAGGGGGCGTGTCTACCGTTACCCATCTGGTCGCGGTTTACCTGATGTTCCCATGCCTGGTGTTGCTGGAGGCATGTTTTCTGTTCCATATGACATGGGTGGCATGCCAATGCGTGATGCAGCACTGTCTCAACCAATTCCAATAGGGGCTTTGGCTACTGCTCTTGCAAATGCTACACCGGAGCAGCAAAGAACG ATGCTGGGTGAGAATCTTTACCCACTCGTGGAACAGCTGGAACCTGAGAATGCAGCCAAGGTTACAGGCATGCTTCTGGAGATGGATCAGACAGAGGTTCTGCATTTGCTGGAGTCACCTGAAGCTCTGAAAGCAAAGGTAGCTGAGGCTATGGAAGTTCTGAGGAATGTTGCTCAGCAGCAGCAAGCTGGCAATGCAGCTGATCAACTTGCCTCATTGTCACTCAATGAAAACCTGGTGTCTTGA